From the Candidatus Saccharimonadales bacterium genome, one window contains:
- the obgE gene encoding GTPase ObgE, which translates to MFADNVEIKVKAGKGGDGRTSFLHEKYRAKGGPDGGDGGHGGDIIFLVDHNLNTLASFRNHKSLAASDGEMGGKNKAHGKSAEDITIKVPVGTMVYVGDKQIADLAEDGQSQVMAQGGRGGFGNAHFVSSTRQSPRVAELGEAGEEMQLRLELKLVADVGLIGLPNAGKSTLLSVISNARPEIADYAFTTLVPNLGVVAIDDDSFVAADIPGLIEGASLGKGLGDEFLRHIERTSILLHLIDAHSQDVVTNYRLIQQELKSYGHDLINKEQIVVLTKIDGLEPAKVKLIVAQLKKATKRPVYAISAPAHKGLAELLRAVAEILRQHRSQPESETPFVYDLSNTKLPEAAWEIEKLDSGWRISGQKPERFAKRTDFANPDSLARLRDILTKLGIVKKLEQKGLKAGDRVEVAGKDLIW; encoded by the coding sequence ATGTTTGCAGATAATGTCGAAATAAAAGTTAAAGCTGGCAAAGGCGGCGATGGCCGGACCAGCTTTTTGCACGAAAAATATCGGGCCAAAGGTGGCCCCGACGGTGGTGATGGCGGCCATGGCGGCGATATTATTTTTCTAGTCGATCACAACCTAAATACCCTAGCCAGTTTTCGTAACCACAAGTCTCTCGCTGCTAGCGACGGCGAAATGGGTGGCAAAAACAAGGCTCATGGCAAATCGGCCGAGGACATAACCATCAAAGTACCCGTTGGCACCATGGTTTATGTGGGCGATAAACAAATCGCCGATCTAGCCGAAGATGGCCAAAGCCAAGTTATGGCCCAAGGCGGCCGCGGTGGCTTTGGTAACGCTCATTTTGTGTCTTCAACCCGCCAATCACCTCGGGTGGCCGAATTGGGCGAGGCCGGTGAGGAAATGCAGCTGCGGTTGGAACTAAAGCTGGTGGCCGATGTTGGCCTGATTGGATTACCCAACGCTGGTAAATCGACCCTGTTATCAGTCATTTCTAATGCTCGGCCGGAAATTGCCGACTACGCATTTACCACCCTAGTGCCGAACCTTGGGGTGGTAGCAATCGATGACGACAGCTTCGTGGCCGCCGACATCCCGGGGTTAATCGAGGGCGCTAGTTTAGGTAAAGGCTTGGGCGATGAGTTCCTGCGCCATATTGAACGCACTAGCATCTTGCTGCATTTGATTGATGCTCATAGTCAGGACGTGGTGACTAATTACCGCCTGATTCAACAAGAACTCAAAAGTTACGGCCATGACTTAATAAATAAAGAGCAGATCGTGGTCCTCACTAAAATCGATGGTCTTGAGCCAGCTAAGGTAAAACTGATCGTTGCTCAACTCAAAAAAGCCACTAAAAGACCCGTTTATGCCATTTCTGCTCCGGCTCACAAGGGTCTTGCCGAGTTACTAAGAGCTGTGGCCGAAATTTTGCGCCAACACCGCAGCCAACCAGAATCCGAGACGCCTTTCGTCTATGATCTATCCAACACCAAACTACCTGAAGCGGCTTGGGAAATTGAAAAACTTGATAGCGGTTGGCGCATCAGTGGCCAAAAACCAGAGCGTTTTGCCAAACGGACTGATTTTGCCAACCCTGACAGCCTAGCCCGTTTGCGAGATATTTTAACTAAATTGGGCATTGTTAAAAAGTTAGAGCAGAAGGGACTTAAGGCGGGCGATCGGGTAGAAGTTGCCGGTAAAGACCTCATTTGGTAG